The Dethiosulfovibrio peptidovorans DSM 11002 nucleotide sequence AAAATTGATATTCCGTCAATCCTTTGATATGCTTTATCGGAATTAGAGCGCACAAAAGAGATCACAGGGGGTAAGAGTATGACAGGGGATATGAGGAAAGCCCTTAGATACAGGTGGGCCGTATGGGGAGCCATGGTACTGGCTTATATGGTGGTGTTTTTTCACCGTCTCGCCGCAGGAGTTGTCAGAGCGAACGTAACGGAAGCCTTCGACCTCTCTTCCGCAGCCTTCGGAAACATGGCATCGGCCTATTTTTACGCATACATGCTCATGCAGATCCCGGTGGGACTCATGGCCGATTCCCTGGGAGCCAGGGTAACCGTGTCGATCGGAATGATGCTGGCGGGAACCGGATCGGTACTCTTCGGCACAGCGTCCAGCTACGGTCTGCTGCTGATCGGAAGATTTTTGGTCGGGATAGGAGTGTCCACCGTATTCGTCTCGATCCTGAAGGTCCAATCCCAGTGGTTCAGGGAAAGGGAGTTCGGAACGATGTCAGGACTGACCTCTCTGGTCGGTAACCTGGGAGGGGTGCTAGCCCAGGCGCCATTGGCTATCCTGGTAGGTCTGTTCAGCTGGAGAGCCTCTTTCGTGACCATAGGCGTGGCTACCTTCGGCATCGCCGCTCTTTGCTGGATCGTGATACGAAACACCCCACAGGAGAAGGGCTTCCCCGCCATAGACGAATCGAACGACATCGGAGAAGATGTCGTGCCGATTCCTCTTATGACCACACTTAAGGAATCCGCTTCGGACTGGCGCATATGGCCGGTGTTCGTGTTTTTCGGATGTTACAGCGGAGTTTATCTGGCTCTTTCCGGAACCTGGGGGACCCCTTATTTACAGGACGTATACGGAATGACGGTACAGCAGGCCTCCTCCATGGTCTCCTTTGCCGTTTATGGAACGATCGTCGGAGGGATAACCGCCGGTTCCATTTCGGACAGGATAGGAAAGAGAAAGCTGCCACTGATCTTGATGAACATATTGGCGACCGCGACTTGGTTGGCGATAGTGGTACTGTGGCAGGGCAAACCGCCGATATGGGCAATAAGGCCCCTTTTCTTTATGGTGGGATTCTTCGCCACGTCATACGTCATATCCTGGGCCATAGTCAAGGAGATAAACAGACCCCAATCGACCGGGGTAGCCATAGCCCTGGTCAACACCGGGGCTTTTCTGGGAAGTGCCGTCATAACCACCGTGATGGGAATGATGCTGGAAAACATGTCACATCTCGCCTCTCAGGAAAAATTCACCGCCGCTCTTGGCGTATGTCTGGGAGCGACCGTCCTGGGGCTGATATGCTCGCTGGTCTTCCCTGAAACCAACTGTAGAAACGTATCTAAAGGTCGTTAGGACTCCTCTAGAAACTCACGTCCGAGAAATAGCGTTTTTAGAGATGCCCTGTAGCTTCATAGAAGCAAAGAATACAAAAATAGACGGCAGATCGTGTTTTGCCACGATCTGCCGTCTATTTATCTTTCTATGAAAGGACCCTTTTCCTTCCCGGTAATATGCACTATTTTCATCTCTAAAACCTCTACCTTATCCAAAAGGGCTCTGGGACGAGGGATATCCACCCCTTGACGACAATAGTGTGCCGCCAACACGGATAGAGCGTGTCTTTTCCTATCCTCTTCGTCGTCGGGGATCACCGATACCTCCCCGAACCCCACCACGCTCCGGTAGGGAAGGTCAAGCCCCGACCTCTTTTTGGGCGCAGGAATTGGAAGGACATCGACCTCGACGCAAAAGGAAGCCCTCGGATTTTTCTTTATTATATCGATCTTCTTGCCTTCCTTGGCAGAGTGAAAATACATATGACCCGGCT carries:
- a CDS encoding MFS transporter; amino-acid sequence: MTGDMRKALRYRWAVWGAMVLAYMVVFFHRLAAGVVRANVTEAFDLSSAAFGNMASAYFYAYMLMQIPVGLMADSLGARVTVSIGMMLAGTGSVLFGTASSYGLLLIGRFLVGIGVSTVFVSILKVQSQWFREREFGTMSGLTSLVGNLGGVLAQAPLAILVGLFSWRASFVTIGVATFGIAALCWIVIRNTPQEKGFPAIDESNDIGEDVVPIPLMTTLKESASDWRIWPVFVFFGCYSGVYLALSGTWGTPYLQDVYGMTVQQASSMVSFAVYGTIVGGITAGSISDRIGKRKLPLILMNILATATWLAIVVLWQGKPPIWAIRPLFFMVGFFATSYVISWAIVKEINRPQSTGVAIALVNTGAFLGSAVITTVMGMMLENMSHLASQEKFTAALGVCLGATVLGLICSLVFPETNCRNVSKGR
- a CDS encoding pyridoxamine 5'-phosphate oxidase family protein; this translates as MLHRPMRREEREVRDQDRIDSILDRAQVCHLALFDGEWPYVLPITFGYEPGHMYFHSAKEGKKIDIIKKNPRASFCVEVDVLPIPAPKKRSGLDLPYRSVVGFGEVSVIPDDEEDRKRHALSVLAAHYCRQGVDIPRPRALLDKVEVLEMKIVHITGKEKGPFIER